CAATGTAAAGGAAAGATTATCGCTTTCTGGAAGCCAAGTCATACCAAGAACTCGTTCTGAATCGGTGGACTTTTCTGCAATAAAGCTTTTTGTAACTTGGGAACTACATCCCCCGACCCGTTGAAGAACTTGTTTGGAATTCGAGAGCCAATTACGAATTTCGAAGCCTGCGCTTGCATGGATCTTCTTAACTTCTAGTGCACAACGAACCGTTTCTTCCACCGTGTCTGAACTGCTTGCGTAGTCATCTACATATGTGTTATTTATAATAGCCTTCGCCACATCAGGATATACTTGGTTCCATTCCTCAGCATTCTTGTTTTTCACGTATTGGGTAGAGCATGGTGAACATGTTGACCCAAACGTTGCAacgtccataacatattcctttATCGGATCATCAGGACTATCCCGCCAAAGAAAGCGCTGAGCTTGTCGGTCTTCTGGTCGAATTACAATCTGATGAAACATTTCTTTTATATCACCTGTGATAGCAACTTCTTTCTGCCGGAATCGGAATAATACGGATGGCAACGATGTAAGCAAATCTGGACCCTTGAGTAGCATTGAGTTTAATGACACACCATTGGTTGTTGCGGCAGCATCCCACACGACCCGCGCTTTCACTGGTTTGTTCGGATTCTGAACTACTCCTAATGGTAGGTACCAGACTTTTCTAGGATCACTATCGCTTGATTCTTCTTCCGTTAGCCTGTGAGCGTATCCTTTACTTGGTAGTCGATTATCTGTTGTTTGACATTCGCATATAATTCTGGTTTCTTGGACAAACTCCTTTCCAGGCACAAAAGCCGCTTCACCGCCATGAATCGATTATCTGGAAATTCAACGTAGTCAAACTTCCACAACAAACCAGTTTGGAACCGGCCAGACACTGTACGGATGGTTGTCTTCTCCAGAATCTCCCGCGATCTTCGATCCTCCTCCGCTTCAATCTGTGGTATAAGAGCTACACCAACACTTTCGGTGGAGAAAAAATCCTTCACGGTATCATGTAGTTGTTGATCGGATGAACGGCTACCTATGTGTAGAAGATGATGATTCGGCGAGCCAGGAAGTCCTGCTTTACCGTAAATAGTCCACCCAAGCCTTGTCTTTGCTGCAACCGGCTCACAGTATTTACCTTCTCGTTTTTTCAATGTCAGCAATAGCTTAGCATTATCAACGCCTATAAGGATACGAGGTGCAGCTGTTGAGTAGCTGTCGACAGGAAGACCTTTTAGGTAGTCGAACTTCCGTAAGAGATCATCATACTCCAAAGACTGCACGGGGAGATCCAAACTTTCCACCGTTCGCACATACTGCAACAAATGTCTGCGATTTTTCCCAGCCGCTGAGATTTCAAACTGAACGTTTTGTGAATCATTTTCAGTTCGTTTGATATTGCTGGTCCACTGCAAACACAAAGGTTCCGCTTCACCTTCAACGCCTAGTTCGCTAGCCAATTTCTTCTCAATTAACGTGTACGATGATCCATCATCGAGAAACGCCAACGTGTTAACCGTCGCCTTTTTtccattgagattctcacgtccgaatgtgtgagtggcgataaaaggaaaacaaacactcctagatggtgctactcagcaaagtttgggtaaaaatgagtatgtttccatatattttttgactccttcgcAACCATCGTGATGACtcaatcaattttgaggttatgagcagaaggaaaacaaacatgtatttacacatgccgaattgcacatcagtgtgcgagcgttaaacgtcactcatctctataaaGGGAGACGGGGATTATCCGAAAAAGCACCTGGCTTTGAGGCTGTCGATGAACATTCACTGTTGCTGAAGGGGTTGAAGTTGACTGCGCTCTCGTTGACGACGTTGGTTCATTAGTGTATGGCTGAGGATTCCCAGGATGCAATAGCTTATGGTGACGTGCTTCACAGTTGTCTACACCGCACACAGTTGCCTTACACGGCCATTTACCATGAGGAATCAGGCAACGACGACAAAGGTTCAACTGTTGGGCAGTCTTCCATCGGTTCTCTAGCGCCAAATTTTGGAAACTGTAACAATCTCTCACTTTATGTCCGTTCTTTTTACACATAAGACACGGTTTTGGTTGGTGGGCTGCATACTCTCCAGCTTCCTCTGCGTTGTGTTCACGATCCGTTTCCACGGAATGAGCATTTACAAACCTTAAAGTTTGTTGCGGTAGATGCGACAAAGATTTTTCGGACGCCTTTTTAGCAACTTGTTTATGTTGTGAGACTGCTTTAAGCTGCGGATTTATTAATTCAATGAGTTAACTTTCCAATGAACAATTTTGTTTAACTTACGTTTGTAGTCCTTGTTTACCTATCTTTTTAACTTGTCTGTCTATCCGCAACTTTCGTTAAATTTACGATATAATCAAATAAACCAACGGAAATCCAAATTTTATAATAACTAGCTTGCCAAtagttttaaattgtttttgtttttatacgCTTCTCCATCGATGACAGCAGTAAGTGCCAACGGGCATACATGTAGATCTGCGTAAGATGGTTTTAGGTGCTTAAGGTGGGTTTACACTAAcactttgttttcgctcctttcgtgttggttactgcacagctgtgtagaacaagttgaaatgcatcatcagagccagtgctccccacatttggagctttctaaaagaaatttatcatggggtataacatcccgaatcagttctctatcatgacagcttgtgaAAAaggtttctcgcggtatgctacatatcgtatatgtatacagagatgataagtgagagacttgctctttctctttaggattcgaTCCCtggctgtaataatgcaaaaatggctggagggtccactattggttgggggtcaactattgggcactttaccctacttttcatttatcaataaattattttaagccTTTTGGGGTTGTACACTAAATTCGTAAGTACTTGTGGGAGCggtctgccattttctcatgctccatataaataaaaaaaatatttgtctggaaaaaaaatttacacGTAGGGGAGGGGGCTTGGAAAACCCATAAAAATTGCATACGTAATTAGCGTACGGCCCCTTTCCAATGAAAAGGAGTTGgatgttttttttacacggattttcgaatcaATGAGGGTTTTTATACGGATTTTTGAATTGACGATGTTTTTTACACTTTTTTATGAGTTACGTACCCGGGTAGAGgagaataacaaacaaataacataataataacaaattttgctgtgaTATCAGGTTTAGTCATTTttatgttattcatatattatgggtaaaatttgttattattttgccATTTTCTTCTACCCAGGTATCCTGCCGGTACtttcatatcagtcccatattgGTTTTTCGCATACTGAGATAATAGCCGATGAAGTCTCAAAACGCATTTTCCAtgcaaaacttttaaaaaatctaataaattcaaACATTCTGCGACCTGGTTGAAATTTTGCAGAGTCATTCCTTATACAATGAGTTAATGCataacgattcaaatcaatggAAAAATAATTGAGTTTTGAGCAATCCACTTATGTAAATTCATAATGGGACTGGTATGCGAGTACATTTAATATGGGACAAGATtggtttggtattttttcacatttttcccGAACAAAGTCTCATTTTTTATCATGTTATGTGGAAGCATGATAAAATTAAATGCTTTTCACGGtgttaactcaaaagtgacgaaaaccgaaatgggactgatatgcgagtagCGGCAGTATcccccttgtaaaaaaaacggGTTTATCTATTTATAATCATATTTATCACaagattataaaaaaaaaatattgtcccacaAGAGACCCAGATTAGGGTGGAAATCTTGCCCCATTATCCTctaagcaaatcggttgattatttgtacaaaaatatattaaaatataaaattacaaATACGAAAATCATCCTAATGTGTCGATCTGAGTCGATTTTTCTAAGATTTCCGGGCTCGGATCaaagttttcattttcaagTGATCCTACCATGCTAAGAGCtcaccaacaccaccaacaccaacgccgagcaacgtaCGTCAAATCTGAAAAGGTTAgcatcataaaacatccaaattcagctttcttcaatatgcaactttaattgcgaatattcattaaatatgactaatgagtttaattgattcaaaacttatctacatgatcaattttgattttacttacatggagaacaacaagttgtcttttatttcaccgtgaaaaGCTTAAGCaggatttaaaaataaatcctgctcttttattgttgtggatatttttaattatcaacctacaatcattggtgttgttaacgattgttgacatctcatgcaactgacagcggtctatctgcacactgtgcctgggacatggtggctattttaaggctaagggagttagatagggatgtctatagcctgGATCCTACAGTCTTTCGGCAatgtatgaaaaacatgaacAGTGAACATGATTGTAATGATAACACATCAAAACAACGCTTggtaaaattattgaaaatattgaaaacaatacaTTCTCAACAGTGAACAATTTCGTGTTCGGTACACTTTTACGACCCACATATGCTGTTGATGATTGTCACTTTTTATAGCAGTAAGGTCGAAACGTTCAACACAAGCGCTTCTTGTGATTATATTTCGTATGCTGTTTATTTCAACGATCATCATGACACGCGGTGCCACTGACTGAGCTCACTGTTGTTGGTGTTCGTGGCCTGTTGCAGGACCTTGCACTTTGCTTTAGAGTGCACATTCTTGATTGCAATTGCGAAACATTATATTGTTTTACATCGTTGAAATTTTTGTCGCATTAtcatattaattatcaaaatccattacttaattaaaaaaaagagaGTAAATTGTGCAATTAGAACACTgataaacaaataattaaatacCTATTTTATTCTAAAGTAAGTTAAGTATTCTTCTGTTTATTATAAAAACGTTACACATTTAGGTACTGACTTGATAATTCTCAAGCAACACGGAGCGAGTTACTATTTATCTGGATTTTCAGTATATCCATAAGAGTTGTACTCTGAAAATATGTTAATTTTTATAATTCGGTCACTTTAGTTTTTTTTGCTTATCTCACCTGCAAAATAGCCCTCGTAATGTTGCAACAATTCCCCTAATACTTTTCCGTCACACTCCGGGGCTTCCGATGTTCCGCCATACTTTGGAGGCAAACACTCCGGACTGATGTGCTTCGTCAGCGAGTTCCAGTTCGTACCGTGCATATAAGTCTTTCCTCGCAGTTCTTTGCTCATGAATGGTTTCAGTATCGCAAACAACACATTGTACATCATACCATTGTTGACGGTATGCATTCCCTTGGTCCGAATCGGAGTACAATTCTCGATCAAATCGAACAGGAAGTTGGAGCTACGTGGGGTAAAGTGCGAAATATGGCTCATCGAAAGACCCTCCACGTCGAACAGAACCTTGCAACCATTCCGCTGGGCGTCCGGGTTGAGCATTAGAGCCAGGCCACCAATGCGAATAGCAGCGATGAACTCCTGCAAGGATATCTTCGACGGGTTCCATCGACCTACAACATGCGGGTTCAGTTTTATTATcttgaaatgtcaaaaaaaagaCTTTACTTACGGCTCATTTCCACGACGAATATCACCGCTCCATCGGCATCGTATTTCGGCAAATATCGTATAAGACCTTCCTCGAATACATGTCTTATCCGGGCATAGGGTAGAGAATAATCAGCTTCCTTATACAGCAACCGGTACCCGTGATCCAACAAGGCGAACGTCCTCTTGATATCATTTTCATAACACTGCAAGTACAGCATCACAGACCAGTTGCTTTGGTCGACCTTCAAATTCAGGTTCCGTTTTGTTTCCGTGAGTCGGCGTAATTCGGTCAAGGCCGTGACCGTTACCTCTGACAACTCTTCGTGCTGTCTCAGTTGTTTGTCTTCTTCATATGCTGCTCTGTTAAAACATATGCTATAGCCATCGCCCAAGTCCACGTAGGGATGATTTCGTTCATTGAACTTGACCGCCATGCTGTCTCTCTTCTGCTTGCAATTTGCGACTTTACAACTTGAATACCGTGCGTTCCGGTTAGTATTTCTAACTATTTTCAAAGAATATAAGTCAAATTCAGTCGAAgtttaaataattaatattttttacagTACAGTACAATTACTACTCGATATTAGGTAGTCAGATTCATCTAGATTTAACGCCGTGGACTTTGGGAAACCGAAAAACGAAACGAATGGAACAATGAAGAATATGCTACTGAGTAGGTCAGCACGCACGCGGTAAGCATCACTCGAACGACTGGCGGCGACTTGCTTGGCGGTATACTATCCATATTTTGGCTACGCGTGGTTTCTAATATTGTTTGAGCTGAATCTCAACGAACTCTTATTTTCGTGACTCTCTCTTCTCACCTGTTTACCGCAGGTGGTAGGGTGGTTGATATCATTGATATGAATAAAATTTAGGCGATGGACTGGTTTGGTGGACTGGTCGTCTGTTTTATTTTATGATTATAATGCGAAGAATGGAAAATTGCTATTTTTAGCATATTATCGTGGAAGCACCATGTTTGACGCAGGTCCGAACTCGGCGCACTTTCATATCAAACGATTCTTAAAAGTTagagggaatgacggctttggcaggttttgttctcttattgtcagggggttttttatgactgattttgctcaaatttggcctaaacattctttgcatatcaaagaatattgtggccaaatttcataaaatttggtcgacaaaaacccccctgacaataatagaacaaaacctgccaaagccgtcttttcccctatttatttatttgaaggGCATTCTCAAAAATTGGATTTACTATTGGCACATTTTAACTTATTTGAATCTTCTCTCGaaggacaggcgtccttggtGTTGGAGGACCCACCACAAATCCTGCATTTGTCAGCCATGTTgtaatgtttggttccatggcctcacttttggcacttacggcactgagttaggttctggaaattcctccgggctGGCGTGTAACTCGGATATGGGACATAATACAAGCCTTCCcaaatatttatatattatttagttcatttttgttGAAGTGAACCAAATAAAATTCTTAAGAAATGCCTCTCTGGGAAGTgtcagaaagaaaaaaaattcatcttAATTATTGTGTTTTTGGCGCAACTTTTGTAATCAtttttcaaggctctcatagatgtgtaaaatgtatccgcagtacaaataggaTTTAATAATGCAGCTGCACACTTTCGTGTtggagaagctcgaccgggatctcgtccttcccagtagctttactgtttttcagcttgtTTAGAGCCTTTTTAAACTCGCTTGGCGTTGGtgattccacagcttgaccatcGCCGACtttgtccatcctgctccttgatacaccttcattttcaccgttcaacaaatcttcgacatgctccttccacctagctgccaccatagtcttgtctgacAGCATATTCTCCTCTCGGTCATTACACATGGCGGgaactggcgcagtcttatgccgcgcgccattgacagttgcgtaaaacctccgcgtGTCGTTTCTATCCattcttttttttaactaattttatttgctaattatcttatacatgcattcatctcttagactaggtgttccgtgttttcttaacactatcatccttatttggtATGTTACAGTTTTatatattattaatacatttcaattgcctctggcagttaggatttttcctctggtttaattgaaccatgtaggaattacaatgttttcaacttaaactaaacttaacctattttatactaagggtacaaggagttaatcgttgcaatagaagattgcaacgattttcgtctaaaattggaaattattttgatggacatttgttgcaatgtctcaatactctcaatattagaaattctatgaagttcattggtactataccacggaggcaacttcagaatcattttcaaaattttattttgaatcctctgaagtgccttctttctggtatcgCAGAAACTattccatattggcacagcattcaacatggcaggtctaaaaatttgtttgtaaatcaaaagtttgttcttaagacaagttttgattttctgtttataagtggatatagacacttaatatatttgttacatttggcttgaaggccttcaatgtgatttttaaaagttattttttgatctagcagaagtcctaaatatttagcttcgctagaccagttaattggaaccccattcatagtgacaatatgtctgctagaaggtttcaaataagaagctctcggcttatgtgggaaaattataagctgagttttggaagcattcggggaaattttccatttttgcaagtaagttgagaaaatatccaaacttttttgcaatctactacaaatgacacgaaggcttcgccctttggctgagagacctgtgtcatctgcaaacaaagatttttgacaccctggtggtaaatcaggtaagtcagaagtaaaaatgttatacaatatgggccccagtatgctgccttggggaacaccagctcttacaggtaacctatcagatttagaatagtttacctgcaatgagcgatctgataaataattttggatcagtttaataatgtacagaggaaaattaaaattcatcaattttacaatcaaaccttcatgccaaacactgtcaaatgctttctctatatcaaaaagagcaactccagtcgaatatccttcagatttgttgagttgaattaaattcgtgactcttaataactgatgcgTGGTAGAATGCTCATggtgaaaaccaaattgctcatcagaaTTGTCATTattatgaaccatcattctattttaatcttttcaaacagtttgcttattgaagaaagcaaactgattgggcgataactaaaagcctcagctggatttttgtccggcttcaaaataggaacaactttggcgttccatttatctgggaagtatgccaattgaaaacatcaagtacgagacactgaagatggccttactgttgaggtcgaaatacgtatctgtcaagatacaattaggtGGTGGAAATGaatgtattaactcgtcttatgacaagtgaagacattccactaaaaagctcaaaataattttcttatggaaacatttgttaaataaattaaccaaaaaggataaagaggtctcaggaagttttttgataagtatgtagaaaatcccatcatcacccggggcttccatatttttaaattttctagtaatagatctcacttcatccaaattagttcccaacgaagggtcaaaaacattctcttgattgagaatgtcttcgaagctccgtgtaacctgatcctcaattggactagtgagacctagacttaaattatgggcactctcgaactgctgagcaagtttttgagccttttcgccatttgttattaaaattttatttcctctttaagcgctggaattggcttttgaggttttttttaagaatgttctttaatttccaaaagtgtttcgaactgggatccaacttcgagacattattctcaaagttggtatttctcagaatagcgaaacgtttttttaatttcattttgcaaatctcgccaaataacgcgggatcgcgagttctttggtattgccttcgcctcacatttttaagacggatcagtagctgaagatcgtcttcaataataatggagttgaatttaatttcacatttaggaattacaatgcctctggcttcgacaattaaatttgtcaaagatacgagcgcattgtcaatatcacttttggtatccaaaggaatattaacatcaaaattcttatcgatatatgttttatataaatcccaatcagctctatgataattaaaagtagagctgattggattataaatggcttcttgtgagatttcaaacgtcacaggaatttgatcagagtcaaagccagcatgagttaccaattggccacacagctgacttgaatccgttaaaaccaaatcaattgtcgaaggatttcgagtggatgaaaaacaagttgggccattgggatattgaatagtataatatcccgcagaacaatcttcaaataaaatgttgccgtgGGAATTGCTTTGaccattattccatgaacggtgtttggcattgaagtctccaattacgaagaattttgatttgttgcgagtcagaatttgaagatcagctttcaacaatttcttttgatgcccattgcattgaaaaggcaagtaggctgcaatgaaggaaaattgtacaaaatttgtttcaacagaaactcccaaggtttcaaaaactttggtttcgatcgaagaaaataatttatgtttgatacgtctattaatgacaatggcgaccccaccacaggcgctgtcaagacgatcatttctgtatagaggtgtgcgccgatccaatattcgtcggcggcggcgtttgtcagaattttggtcggcggcggcggcatgaatcggcgtggcgacttttcattacgtttttctaaaaaaaatttgttgcattttttcgggatattttcaagacattaaaagaagattttttttattttcgcttaaaaaatctaatgaacttctccagaaaaatctaaagaaaaaccaaaatttggaaaatattttaggattgtttgaagtttcgagaaatctttggaattaccaagaaaggctcttttgaattcccaaataaacTTTCAGTtaatttcagcagaaaatttgtcGCATTTTACATAataaacttcaaaattttcacaaaaaaatgttcttaacttctacagtaaaaacttcggaaatttatgaaaagttcttgttgagtttctgttgagtattcttccaaatttgcacagaacattattgataattgtagTAGAGTGGGGCTGGTTGAATGGGTGTTTTATCGCTGCCTTTCTCAGTCTATAATAATAAAGACGGCAAGTTTGGCATggccttgaggaacttccggaggaattccttgaggaacttccggaggaacttccccacGCCGACGTCGCTGACTGAAAATGCTCTATCACGTCGCCGCCGATAACATTTCAATATGCGCACAGCTCTAGCACCCATAAGCTCGATTTTTAAAATGTCCTCATTGGGTCATCAACTGGAACGATTCAAGGTTCCAGGTCATGAAAAACAAATACACTGAATAAGTTCCAATCCCTTATTCATGAGAACTCACGAATTTTAAGCCGACGAACCGGCTCCAGGTTGGCCACCTAAAGGTTACCAAACTCCCCTGGAAGTACTCAGTATGAGTTTTAGTCGCTTGTTTGAGGAAAATCCCGAATTTTAAGCCGTCGAACGGCACCAATATGATCAAATCCGTAATTGTCCTCAttgggttcccaccggaaccggctcCAGGTTGGCCATCTGAGTGTGACCAAATTCACTTGGAAATATTCGCCGTTAGTTCGAATCGCGAGTAAAATCGCTAGCCCTGAGAAGTGCACTTGGAATTAAAATATCTGTGGGTAGTATCAAAAAATGTTTCCAGCAAACAGAAAATAGAGCCGCACAGCACGAGAGTACAATGCGGTATGTGTTCACCCTTTCGTTACTAACCCTCCTTTTGAAAACgataataaaaatctttttagctTTTATcttccaacatttttttcgcaACTTTGACCAAAAAagcggaatttattcaagtttcaagatatttgaGGATTTCCAGATTGGCCACTGGTTCCGCAGTTATTCCGGATTTAACTTTTTGcgattttccagaaaaaaacaaacCCTTGTCAtgtgacatatcaaacttcatgatttaaaAAGGTATGGATTCAATTGTTTTGTGCTTTCTGGACCATATTTGAATCGATTGTAAACGGTTAATGGATAAACCGAGTACCGGTTCAAGGGTCAATTTTGTGAGATACGTAAACCCCATCatgcatatcaaacttcatgatttcaaaagttatgtcaTTCAATGGAAGTTTTGTACATCATACACACTCAGATTCATTTTATGAGTTCGGTAATATTTTTCACTAAAAATGTCCGTGAAAAATAATTTCACTGATGTTTCGGTTATCCAGGAATATTTTACCGAAATTCTGTGAAATTCTACCATAGATATACTATATAGATATGATTCTACTGAAGTTTCGGTTCCTACCGTGTCAATAGCGAGATAGCTGttaaaattaccgaacagtaaAACGTAGTCCATTTCCGAACTATCGATAGTCAACTATCCTAgtcgagtttagtactttccatttaattcgacctcaactgtgagaccgtcttcagtgtctcgtacttgactcgactcgaaatACGTTTctgaaaagataacaaaacgtagtgcaattaaatggaaagtactaaattCGCCTTAGACAATACAATTAAatgaaaagtactaaactcgtcttaaacagttgaagacattccactaaaagagcttaaatattttttctttcgtttcGAGAAATGTCGAAGCTGTTCGACGTTTTGCCGATTTTTCTTTAGTCGGATTTTAGTCTAAACATCAACTGAATATTGCAGGTAGGTAATAAATATCTCTTTTGGTTTCCCATCATAAGCaatatgatttatttatttatttattgctatagtagattatgaaatacaataaaaagcgtaaaaaaaattttttttgctagagttgtttgtaattatgaatttaaattgttgaatttcttatgtttgttttttgaaaatatggtttaatgttatgccgagacattgttaagtcaatagcttcgcagtgttgattataaacAACCATCATTCGGTTAAGAGgaccaaatttggcataatttgttcgacggtggttagtgaaaaataatgtcctatgtcgaagtagccgagaaggtatgtaaaaatttaatttcgacaaaatttcagttgagTCAACATGTTGAGatactatatcgttaacaaatgaaaccgttgcaaaCTCTCGACGCtgtttcaatgtttgtatgtttataagcatgcaacgtgattcataagatggaagaggaaatgacgtccaacctaatttacgaagagcgtatagtagaaattgtttttgtactgattgtattctttcttcatgtgtggttaagtaaggcgaccatacaatgctacaatactCCAGTATGGATCGTACATATGAAAaatatagtgttttgattgtgtagggatcctgaaagttgaaacagaagcgcttgataaagcctagtatattattagctttgtgaatg
The nucleotide sequence above comes from Armigeres subalbatus isolate Guangzhou_Male chromosome 3, GZ_Asu_2, whole genome shotgun sequence. Encoded proteins:
- the LOC134219135 gene encoding alpha-tocopherol transfer protein-like; this encodes MAVKFNERNHPYVDLGDGYSICFNRAAYEEDKQLRQHEELSEVTVTALTELRRLTETKRNLNLKVDQSNWSVMLYLQCYENDIKRTFALLDHGYRLLYKEADYSLPYARIRHVFEEGLIRYLPKYDADGAVIFVVEMSRRWNPSKISLQEFIAAIRIGGLALMLNPDAQRNGCKVLFDVEGLSMSHISHFTPRSSNFLFDLIENCTPIRTKGMHTVNNGMMYNVLFAILKPFMSKELRGKTYMHGTNWNSLTKHISPECLPPKYGGTSEAPECDGKVLGELLQHYEGYFAEYNSYGYTENPDK